In Priestia megaterium NBRC 15308 = ATCC 14581, the following proteins share a genomic window:
- a CDS encoding pyridoxal-phosphate-dependent aminotransferase family protein, with translation MTITKQLHTPPRTIMTPGPVEADPRVLRALGTPILGQFDPAFTHIMNETMEMLRELFQTKNKWAFPVDGTSRAGIEAVLASVVEPGDKVFVPIFGRFGYLLTEIAERYGADVHNIECEWGEVFDPETVIREIKKVNPKIVAMVHGETSTGRMQPLKEIGAACRNEDILFIVDAVATIGGTDVKVDEWNIDALIAGTQKCLSVPSGMAPITYNDRIEKIIMERKKVEKGIATKADAQTVRLRPNIISNYFDLSQLQDYWSERRLNHHTEATSMLYALREGLRVILEEGLEERFARHRLHEKALVAGIKAMGLSLFGDEHSKVPTVTCVLIPSGIDGEAVRSTLLEQFGIEIASSFGPMHGKIWRIGTMGYSCRKDNVLFTLAGLEAVLIRNGATVNAGSALQAALEVYEEEVALSSL, from the coding sequence ATGACTATAACAAAACAGCTTCATACACCGCCGCGTACGATTATGACACCCGGACCCGTAGAAGCAGATCCACGCGTATTAAGAGCATTAGGAACACCTATTTTAGGTCAGTTTGACCCCGCATTTACGCACATTATGAACGAAACGATGGAAATGCTTCGTGAACTATTTCAAACCAAAAACAAATGGGCTTTTCCCGTTGATGGAACGTCTAGAGCTGGGATTGAAGCAGTTCTTGCAAGTGTAGTTGAGCCTGGAGATAAAGTGTTCGTCCCGATTTTCGGCCGCTTCGGCTATTTATTAACGGAAATTGCCGAGCGCTACGGAGCTGATGTACACAATATCGAATGCGAATGGGGAGAAGTGTTTGACCCTGAAACAGTTATTCGTGAAATAAAAAAAGTAAACCCGAAAATTGTTGCAATGGTTCATGGTGAAACGTCTACAGGAAGAATGCAGCCTCTTAAAGAAATTGGTGCTGCATGCCGCAACGAAGATATTTTATTTATCGTCGACGCAGTAGCTACTATTGGCGGTACGGATGTAAAAGTAGATGAGTGGAACATTGACGCATTGATTGCAGGCACACAAAAGTGTTTATCTGTTCCGTCCGGCATGGCACCTATTACGTACAATGATCGTATTGAAAAAATTATTATGGAACGTAAAAAAGTTGAAAAAGGAATTGCGACAAAAGCAGATGCTCAAACTGTTCGTCTGCGTCCGAATATTATCAGCAACTATTTTGATTTGAGTCAGCTTCAAGACTATTGGAGTGAGCGCAGATTAAATCATCACACGGAAGCAACGTCCATGCTCTATGCTTTAAGAGAAGGGCTGCGCGTTATTTTAGAAGAAGGATTAGAGGAAAGATTTGCAAGACATCGCCTCCATGAAAAAGCACTTGTAGCCGGTATTAAAGCAATGGGATTATCTTTATTCGGGGATGAGCATTCAAAAGTTCCAACCGTTACTTGTGTTTTAATTCCCTCAGGTATTGACGGAGAGGCAGTTCGTTCTACGCTTCTTGAACAATTTGGAATTGAAATTGCAAGTTCTTTTGGGCCAATGCACGGAAAAATATGGCGTATCGGTACAATGGGATACAGCTGTCGAAAAGACAACGTTCTCTTTACATTGGCTGGTCTTGAAGCAGTGCTTATTCGAAACGGTGCAACCGTGAATGCAGGTTCTGCTTTACAAGCAGCATTAGAAGTTTACGAGGAAGAAGTAGCCTTGTCTAGTCTGTAA
- the allC gene encoding allantoate deiminase, with amino-acid sequence MVADMTGKSKLCQQIEENVNWLSQFGGDEKEGVTRLLYTEQWNAAQKALEEKMKGLHLKTYYDDVGNLFGRLQGTGSEQQVILTGSHIDTVINGGKYDGAFGVVAGIIALQYLYAHYGSPTKTLEVVSLCEEEGSRFPLTYWGSGNINGLHSKSDAKHVINKEGVKLDDAMKQLNFGKGLHSEPYRTDIASFIELHIEQGKQLEMSRCDIGIVSSIVGQKRFTVSVKGESNHAGTTPMNIRKDAFYVSCKLAKAFIELSEKYHNALYVTVGKITLSPNAPNVIPGYVEFTVDIRHHEYEVLQEAEREMKEIIKRTAGDLEVNIDCWMDEKPVAMSEELSELSKIISSEKNISSRELVSGAGHDSQVFGRRVPTCLLFVPSQDGISHSPKEFTKGEQLEKGVKVLIELLYKLAY; translated from the coding sequence ATGGTTGCAGATATGACGGGAAAATCTAAGCTTTGTCAGCAAATCGAAGAAAACGTTAACTGGTTGTCACAGTTTGGGGGAGATGAAAAAGAAGGGGTCACGAGGCTTTTATATACGGAACAGTGGAATGCAGCTCAAAAGGCATTGGAAGAAAAAATGAAGGGACTTCACCTCAAAACGTATTACGATGATGTAGGAAATTTATTTGGACGGTTGCAAGGAACGGGTTCAGAACAACAAGTTATTTTAACAGGATCCCATATCGACACCGTGATAAACGGAGGAAAGTATGACGGGGCGTTTGGTGTTGTGGCAGGTATCATTGCTCTGCAGTACCTGTATGCGCATTACGGCTCCCCTACAAAAACCTTAGAGGTCGTATCACTTTGTGAAGAAGAAGGTAGCAGATTTCCTCTTACGTATTGGGGATCAGGCAATATAAATGGATTACACAGCAAAAGTGATGCAAAACATGTTATAAATAAAGAAGGGGTTAAGCTGGATGACGCAATGAAACAGCTCAATTTCGGAAAAGGCCTCCACAGCGAGCCATACCGCACGGACATCGCTTCTTTTATTGAACTGCATATCGAACAAGGAAAGCAGCTTGAAATGTCTCGTTGCGATATCGGAATTGTTTCTAGTATCGTCGGGCAGAAACGATTTACAGTATCTGTTAAAGGTGAAAGTAACCATGCGGGCACAACCCCGATGAACATCAGAAAAGATGCATTTTATGTGAGCTGCAAACTTGCTAAAGCATTTATTGAATTGAGCGAAAAATATCATAACGCTTTATACGTAACGGTTGGCAAAATTACACTTTCTCCAAATGCACCGAATGTAATACCAGGATATGTAGAATTCACGGTCGATATAAGACATCATGAGTATGAGGTTTTACAAGAAGCAGAACGAGAAATGAAGGAAATTATAAAGCGAACAGCAGGGGATTTAGAAGTGAATATCGACTGCTGGATGGATGAAAAACCTGTCGCTATGAGCGAAGAATTATCTGAACTTTCCAAAATTATTTCCTCGGAAAAGAATATCTCCTCCCGAGAATTAGTAAGCGGTGCAGGACACGACTCCCAGGTATTTGGACGAAGAGTTCCCACATGTTTGTTATTCGTACCGAGCCAAGATGGAATCAGCCATTCCCCAAAGGAATTCACCAAAGGAGAACAGTTAGAAAAAGGAGTAAAGGTCTTAATAGAACTATTATATAAACTTGCCTACTAG
- a CDS encoding PucR family transcriptional regulator yields MELQTLLRIPIYEKASVVAGQKGVTRKVHNVNMMDAPDILSFLKEGEFLITTGYHFKEHEESLAKLVEGMAKKKCAGLAIKTKRFFEHVPASICQLADELHFPIIDFQTDETLGAVINESLSFILDKKTAELQQAMVTHQLFSSYILQGKGIEKIMQSIQTLCNAHVALFDTHGHELFYTNKREPFSLPMEEAVAGAKQLFLRTVKYTTFSFLHTKKTVTLFPIATHTRKYSYLLIEHQVSLSDSALLTIEQATNVLSFEMMRQQALYEAERRRKNDFFNQLVNNYYKTLEDASFQAQMMGLSAGNSYICAVGKIHSTFTPYSDDDMIYELLQYELSTGHTEAVLFFYDNLYILLFTPHSQPMIIECLHRLQEAVYRHYDKRMSFGVGNQSQSLLTIADSYKEAVEALETIHFKDQSKLIQFYQPKQFKELLRLLPANDLQDYYSQTLEGLLQYDKKDRSILLDTLETYLNSNCQISETAKQLFVHRNTVIYRIEKCEELLKRPIHTSEETLRLRVAFQIFSLVHAN; encoded by the coding sequence ATGGAACTACAAACTCTTTTACGCATTCCAATTTATGAGAAAGCATCTGTAGTAGCCGGGCAAAAAGGAGTCACCCGCAAAGTACATAACGTCAATATGATGGACGCACCCGATATTTTATCTTTTTTAAAAGAAGGAGAGTTTTTAATTACAACGGGTTATCACTTCAAAGAACATGAAGAAAGCTTAGCAAAACTTGTAGAAGGAATGGCTAAAAAGAAATGTGCAGGATTGGCCATCAAAACGAAGCGCTTTTTCGAGCACGTGCCTGCTTCTATTTGTCAGCTAGCTGATGAACTTCACTTTCCGATCATTGATTTCCAAACGGACGAAACGTTAGGCGCGGTTATTAACGAATCTCTCAGCTTTATTTTAGATAAAAAAACAGCCGAGCTTCAGCAAGCGATGGTCACACATCAGCTATTTTCCTCGTACATCTTACAAGGAAAAGGCATTGAGAAAATTATGCAATCCATTCAAACGTTATGCAATGCTCACGTTGCCCTTTTTGATACCCATGGCCATGAACTCTTTTATACAAACAAACGCGAACCCTTTTCACTCCCGATGGAAGAAGCGGTAGCGGGCGCTAAGCAGCTGTTTTTACGAACGGTAAAATATACAACCTTTTCCTTTTTACACACAAAAAAAACCGTTACGCTTTTTCCGATTGCTACTCATACAAGAAAGTACAGTTATTTACTTATTGAACATCAAGTTTCTTTATCCGATTCAGCGCTCCTAACGATTGAACAAGCGACAAACGTTTTATCCTTCGAAATGATGAGGCAGCAGGCTTTGTATGAAGCTGAACGGCGACGAAAAAACGATTTTTTCAATCAGCTTGTTAACAATTATTATAAAACGCTTGAAGATGCTTCCTTTCAAGCACAGATGATGGGCTTATCAGCAGGAAACAGCTATATTTGCGCCGTCGGGAAAATCCATTCTACATTCACGCCTTACAGCGATGATGATATGATCTATGAGCTCCTTCAATATGAGTTATCAACAGGTCATACAGAGGCCGTTTTGTTTTTCTATGACAATCTTTATATTCTTTTGTTTACACCTCATTCTCAACCTATGATTATAGAATGCTTGCATCGCTTGCAGGAAGCTGTTTACCGTCACTACGATAAGCGAATGTCATTTGGAGTTGGAAACCAAAGCCAATCCCTACTTACAATCGCTGATTCATATAAAGAAGCTGTTGAAGCTCTTGAAACCATCCATTTTAAAGACCAGTCGAAGCTTATTCAATTTTATCAGCCAAAACAGTTTAAAGAACTGCTGAGGTTGCTTCCAGCAAACGATTTACAGGATTACTATTCTCAAACATTAGAAGGTTTGCTGCAGTACGATAAGAAAGATCGCTCCATCTTACTTGACACGCTTGAAACATATCTAAATTCCAATTGCCAAATCTCAGAGACTGCTAAGCAGTTATTCGTTCATCGGAACACGGTGATCTATCGAATTGAAAAATGCGAAGAGTTATTAAAAAGACCTATTCACACGTCAGAGGAAACCCTTCGGCTGCGCGTAGCTTTTCAAATTTTTTCTCTTGTGCATGCTAATTAA
- a CDS encoding MTH1187 family thiamine-binding protein: MAIVDVTIIPVGTETPSVSQYVADIQKVLAKHEDEITYQLTPMNTLIEGELSTLLNIVQEMHEVPFENGIQRVCTNLRIDDRRDKENHTMAGKLQSVQSKLKAK, encoded by the coding sequence ATGGCTATTGTAGATGTAACCATTATTCCGGTAGGTACGGAAACGCCAAGCGTGAGTCAGTACGTAGCTGATATTCAAAAAGTGTTGGCCAAGCATGAAGATGAAATTACATATCAATTAACCCCTATGAATACATTGATTGAAGGGGAATTAAGCACGCTGCTAAACATTGTTCAAGAGATGCATGAGGTGCCTTTTGAAAATGGTATTCAGCGCGTATGTACAAATTTACGAATTGATGATCGCCGTGATAAAGAAAATCATACGATGGCTGGGAAATTACAATCCGTACAGTCTAAATTAAAAGCGAAATAA
- a CDS encoding peptidoglycan-binding protein has protein sequence MKKLIYSLALCGSLTVVPTISEAALGDATLHPGTSNSDVKELQQKLKNKGYFTYGTTTNYYGSITTSAVKSFQRANGLSADGIAGPSTFNKLLGSGSSSISSGSLLRVGSTGPNVQSLQQQLKNKGYFKGTTTQYFGSITKNAVMAFQRANGLSVDGIAGPATLSKLKNGGSSASTGGSSSSNSTILRQGMKGSAVSSLQQKLKNKGYFSAGVTGYFGSITTSAVKSFQRANGLLVDGEAGPDTLNKLNSSSSSSSKPSTSTGSSTSSSSASKVISYGKRFMGTPYVWGGAAPGGFDCSGYLNYVYRNAVGVSLPRTVASIYQTGTRVSSPQPGDIVFFETYQPGASHAGIYIGNGQFMHAGSSTGVTITSLSNSYWSKRYLGAKRYL, from the coding sequence ATGAAAAAGTTGATATATTCGTTAGCGTTATGTGGATCTTTAACAGTAGTACCTACAATTAGTGAAGCTGCTTTAGGAGATGCTACGCTGCACCCAGGAACAAGTAATTCAGATGTGAAAGAATTACAGCAAAAATTAAAAAACAAAGGCTATTTTACATACGGTACAACAACAAACTATTACGGTTCAATCACGACTAGCGCAGTAAAGTCGTTTCAGCGTGCAAATGGTTTATCTGCAGATGGTATTGCAGGTCCATCTACATTTAATAAGCTGCTAGGAAGCGGAAGCTCATCAATTAGCTCAGGTTCATTGCTGCGCGTTGGTTCAACTGGACCAAATGTACAATCTTTACAGCAGCAGCTAAAGAATAAAGGCTATTTTAAAGGAACTACGACTCAATACTTCGGTTCAATTACAAAAAATGCAGTAATGGCATTTCAACGTGCAAACGGACTGTCTGTGGACGGAATTGCGGGTCCGGCTACGTTAAGCAAGTTGAAAAATGGCGGTTCTAGCGCTTCAACTGGTGGTTCTAGCTCTAGCAACTCAACTATTTTACGTCAAGGTATGAAAGGTTCAGCAGTAAGCAGCCTTCAGCAAAAACTAAAAAATAAAGGTTACTTCTCAGCTGGTGTAACAGGCTACTTTGGCTCAATTACAACAAGTGCAGTAAAATCATTTCAACGTGCAAATGGTTTATTAGTAGACGGAGAAGCGGGTCCAGATACGCTGAATAAATTAAATTCAAGCAGCTCTAGCAGCTCAAAACCTTCAACATCAACAGGAAGCAGCACAAGCTCAAGCTCAGCTTCAAAAGTTATTTCATACGGTAAACGTTTTATGGGAACACCTTATGTTTGGGGTGGAGCTGCGCCTGGAGGATTTGATTGCAGTGGTTACCTTAACTATGTATATCGCAATGCAGTAGGTGTAAGTCTTCCTCGTACAGTTGCTAGCATCTATCAAACTGGTACGCGTGTAAGTTCACCTCAGCCTGGCGATATCGTTTTCTTTGAAACGTACCAACCAGGAGCTAGTCATGCTGGCATTTATATCGGAAACGGTCAATTCATGCATGCAGGTTCTTCAACAGGCGTGACAATCACATCACTAAGCAACTCTTACTGGTCAAAACGTTACTTAGGAGCAAAGCGTTACCTATAA
- a CDS encoding catalase, whose amino-acid sequence MSHKGTHGTNVSGSGDSEDKRYAAGENEQTLTTRQGHPIRDNQNSRTVGNRGPATLENYQLIEKISHFDRERIPERVVHARGTGAHGYFETYGKLGDEPVEKYTRAKVFSGAGKQTPVFVRFSTVTHGKDSPETMRDPRGFAVKFYTEDGNWDLVGNNLKIFFIRDAIKFPDLIHAFKPDPVTNRQDTERIFDFISHTPEAMHMITFLFSPWGIPANYRQMQGSGVNTYKWINKDGDAFLVKYHWEPKQGIKNLTQKQAEEIQAKNISHATQDLYEAIESGNYPEWELCIQIMEDGEHPELDFDPLDDTKIWPEDQFPFLSVGKMVLDKNPSNVFAETEQVAFGTGVLVDGLDFSDDKMLQGRTFSYSDTQRHRVGTNYLQLPINAPKKHVATNQRDGQMAYHVDAAPGQNPHVNYEPSSLGGLQEAHDHPKPHQPYVEGNVKKEKIDRTNDFKQAGERYRLLEDWERDELIQNLVDGLKCCHHTVQTKMIELLTQCDFDYGNRVANGIGLLMHDDGSLEIEMGAEMTPTYGKLPKEGGSPLGSNKAADAVEEANEKGHDAHPY is encoded by the coding sequence ATGAGCCATAAAGGCACTCATGGTACAAATGTTAGCGGATCAGGTGACTCGGAAGACAAACGCTATGCAGCCGGAGAAAACGAGCAGACGCTTACGACGCGTCAAGGTCACCCCATTCGTGATAACCAAAATTCTCGAACGGTAGGCAACAGAGGACCTGCTACTCTTGAAAATTACCAGCTGATTGAAAAAATTTCGCATTTTGATCGTGAACGTATACCGGAACGTGTTGTTCATGCCCGGGGAACGGGAGCTCACGGGTATTTTGAAACGTACGGAAAGCTTGGTGACGAGCCCGTTGAAAAATACACCCGCGCAAAAGTTTTTTCAGGAGCAGGCAAACAGACGCCCGTTTTTGTCAGATTTTCTACCGTAACTCATGGAAAGGACTCTCCAGAAACAATGCGAGACCCACGGGGATTTGCTGTAAAGTTCTACACAGAAGACGGAAACTGGGACTTAGTAGGAAATAACCTTAAAATATTTTTTATCCGCGATGCTATTAAATTCCCTGATTTGATTCATGCTTTTAAGCCCGATCCTGTGACAAACCGTCAAGATACCGAGCGTATTTTTGATTTTATTTCTCACACCCCTGAGGCTATGCATATGATTACTTTTTTATTTTCACCCTGGGGAATACCTGCTAACTATCGGCAAATGCAAGGTTCCGGTGTTAATACATATAAGTGGATAAACAAAGATGGCGATGCGTTTCTTGTGAAATACCATTGGGAACCAAAACAAGGAATTAAAAATTTGACCCAAAAGCAAGCAGAAGAAATTCAAGCTAAAAATATTAGTCACGCCACTCAAGACTTGTATGAAGCGATTGAGAGCGGTAACTACCCCGAGTGGGAACTTTGTATACAAATCATGGAAGATGGAGAGCATCCCGAACTGGATTTTGATCCGCTCGATGACACGAAAATTTGGCCCGAAGACCAATTTCCATTTCTCTCAGTAGGTAAAATGGTCCTAGATAAAAATCCAAGCAACGTATTTGCTGAAACGGAGCAAGTCGCATTTGGTACTGGTGTACTTGTAGACGGGCTAGATTTTTCTGATGATAAAATGCTGCAAGGAAGAACGTTTTCTTATTCCGACACGCAGCGTCACCGGGTGGGAACAAACTACTTGCAGCTGCCTATTAACGCGCCGAAAAAACATGTAGCAACAAATCAACGCGATGGTCAAATGGCCTATCATGTAGACGCTGCTCCAGGTCAGAACCCGCATGTGAACTATGAGCCTTCTTCTCTTGGAGGTCTTCAAGAAGCGCATGACCATCCAAAACCTCATCAGCCTTATGTTGAAGGAAATGTAAAAAAAGAAAAAATTGATCGTACAAATGACTTTAAGCAAGCTGGTGAACGCTATCGTTTACTTGAGGACTGGGAACGTGATGAGCTTATTCAAAATTTAGTAGACGGCTTAAAATGTTGTCACCATACCGTTCAAACAAAGATGATTGAGCTTTTAACTCAATGTGATTTTGACTACGGCAATCGCGTAGCAAATGGCATTGGTCTTCTGATGCATGATGATGGTTCCCTAGAAATTGAAATGGGAGCAGAAATGACTCCTACATACGGGAAATTGCCAAAAGAAGGCGGTTCACCGTTAGGAAGCAACAAAGCTGCTGATGCGGTAGAAGAAGCTAATGAAAAAGGACACGATGCTCATCCTTATTAA
- a CDS encoding sodium-dependent transporter has protein sequence MSQNEQWTSKLGFILASAGSAIGIGAIWKLPYVAGTSGGGAFFLLFILFTAIIGLPLLLAEFVLGRHTQKEAIRAYDAVAPGSLWKGIGYLGVITCFILLSFYSVVGGWILQYIFASVTGQLNGVSDYGSLFNSTIANPTRAVISQFVFLLLTIVVVARGIQNGIEKANKILMPALFILFIIIIIRSLTLEGAMEGVSFFLYPDFSKLTSQTILFAMGQAFFSLSVGVSVMVTYSSYLSKQQNLPKSAISISALNILISLLAGLAIFPAVFSMGVKPTEGPGLLFIVLPSIFEQLPFGIVFQTFFLALFLFATLTSAFSMLEIIVASLAKGEQHKRIKLSWISGLLIFIVGIPSALSYGLLSDVSIFGKSIFDAFDFLVSNILMPLGALLIAIFVPWKMKKDVLIEEFKHGSTNVKRWFSLWLLAIRYIAPVLIIIVFINMLGFI, from the coding sequence ATGAGTCAAAACGAACAATGGACATCAAAACTCGGCTTTATCTTGGCATCTGCCGGTTCTGCAATTGGAATCGGAGCCATTTGGAAACTGCCTTATGTAGCCGGAACAAGCGGAGGAGGGGCCTTCTTTTTACTGTTTATCTTGTTTACAGCAATTATTGGTTTGCCGCTTTTACTTGCTGAATTTGTACTAGGTAGACATACACAAAAAGAAGCAATTCGTGCATATGATGCAGTTGCTCCCGGCTCCCTATGGAAAGGAATCGGGTATTTAGGCGTGATTACATGCTTTATTTTATTATCCTTCTATAGTGTAGTAGGAGGCTGGATTTTGCAATATATTTTTGCAAGCGTCACGGGTCAGCTGAATGGAGTAAGTGACTACGGGAGTTTATTTAACTCGACCATTGCTAATCCAACACGTGCTGTTATCTCTCAATTTGTTTTTCTTCTTTTAACAATTGTTGTAGTAGCAAGAGGCATTCAAAATGGTATTGAAAAAGCAAACAAAATTTTAATGCCTGCTCTCTTTATTTTATTTATTATTATCATTATTCGTTCTTTAACATTAGAAGGGGCAATGGAAGGTGTATCTTTCTTTTTGTATCCAGATTTTTCAAAGCTTACATCCCAAACCATTTTGTTTGCGATGGGACAAGCATTCTTTTCCCTTAGTGTAGGCGTTTCAGTTATGGTTACGTACAGTTCGTATCTATCTAAGCAGCAAAACTTGCCAAAATCGGCTATTTCAATTTCAGCGTTAAATATTTTGATTTCTTTACTAGCAGGACTGGCCATTTTCCCTGCGGTCTTTTCAATGGGTGTAAAACCGACGGAAGGACCAGGTCTTTTATTCATTGTATTGCCTTCTATTTTTGAACAGCTTCCGTTCGGAATTGTGTTTCAAACTTTCTTTTTAGCGCTGTTTTTATTTGCCACTTTGACATCTGCGTTTTCGATGTTAGAAATTATTGTTGCTTCTTTAGCCAAAGGAGAGCAGCATAAGCGTATAAAGCTATCTTGGATTTCTGGCTTGCTAATCTTCATAGTAGGAATACCTTCAGCGCTATCGTATGGTTTGTTAAGTGACGTATCGATCTTTGGAAAAAGCATCTTTGACGCTTTCGATTTTCTTGTAAGTAATATCCTTATGCCACTAGGTGCTCTTTTAATTGCCATCTTTGTTCCTTGGAAAATGAAAAAAGATGTGCTAATTGAAGAATTCAAGCACGGTTCAACGAATGTGAAGCGCTGGTTCTCTTTATGGCTTCTTGCTATTCGATACATTGCACCTGTTTTAATTATCATTGTATTTATTAATATGCTAGGCTTTATCTAA
- a CDS encoding DUF6843 domain-containing protein, with protein sequence MKRWLILCFLIVIAAGCGRPDETSQPSIFLIPEGYKGWVMVEYDKDNGNPSKTEGDYTVFKVNDQGVGKTKTLLSGGGWARNKYFYVNKNGERKQLKQGKMIHGTTQGNKNHTVTYFFVGTAKEFDKAGDYRRKLTEESSS encoded by the coding sequence GTGAAAAGGTGGCTCATTTTGTGCTTCTTGATTGTAATCGCAGCTGGATGTGGACGCCCAGATGAAACGTCTCAACCGAGCATTTTCCTTATACCAGAAGGGTACAAAGGATGGGTTATGGTCGAATATGATAAAGATAACGGAAACCCCAGCAAGACAGAAGGAGACTACACTGTATTTAAAGTAAATGACCAGGGAGTCGGGAAAACCAAAACGCTTTTAAGCGGCGGCGGCTGGGCAAGAAATAAATATTTCTATGTAAATAAGAATGGAGAGCGAAAGCAATTGAAGCAGGGGAAGATGATACATGGAACGACTCAAGGTAACAAAAATCATACGGTAACCTACTTTTTCGTCGGCACCGCAAAAGAGTTCGATAAGGCCGGAGACTATCGAAGAAAACTTACCGAAGAAAGTTCTTCGTAA
- a CDS encoding DUF350 domain-containing protein, whose amino-acid sequence MTQWIDWASIGSFLSHVAVGLGLLFIGVMVFELTTKFNDRELIKKGNVAVALKLWGKGIGLAIVIFTVWSNSLNLVDATLWGVVGIITQVVAYWIIEFIMTPKTSLAKKVEEGNVAVGVTLFAAAVAVGLIVAGSLTY is encoded by the coding sequence ATGACACAATGGATTGATTGGGCTAGTATAGGAAGTTTTTTATCTCACGTAGCGGTAGGGTTAGGGTTATTATTTATCGGAGTTATGGTATTTGAATTAACAACAAAATTTAATGACCGTGAACTCATAAAAAAAGGCAATGTGGCGGTCGCTTTGAAGTTATGGGGAAAAGGAATTGGGCTTGCTATTGTCATTTTTACTGTATGGAGCAACAGCTTAAATTTGGTAGATGCAACTCTTTGGGGAGTAGTAGGTATCATTACTCAAGTAGTGGCATATTGGATTATTGAATTTATCATGACGCCTAAAACGAGCCTAGCCAAAAAAGTAGAAGAAGGAAATGTAGCCGTTGGAGTAACTCTTTTTGCAGCGGCGGTTGCCGTCGGCCTTATTGTGGCCGGAAGCTTAACATATTAA
- a CDS encoding glutathionylspermidine synthase family protein: MHKEKREMFYKEIEDFWHDLYGTEYALYDVHIESSHIIDSIKEAANQIGELFFKTAPLLRSLDDQTLFSLGFPKDSLPYLRLKTMKTESVISRLDFAVTTDQIKLLELNADTPTFIKELFHVNELVCRHFQVQNPNKLEEKKLALALKHAIFEAYNELDRTNYPNVVFSSHDTHEEDKLTTLYLMKLADVDATYVPLSQLRIVPSSTAEEGEHIEAGVYDQYGQKIDVLYRQTYPLEHLIEDEDPSTHEKVGHMLLTLAQQKQVAIINPPSAFLLQSKAVQALIWALHEQHHPFFTKEEHHIIETYFLPTYLEEDTFIERKQAFVKKPSFGREGDTVEIYNEDGIKIDEDQHKTYQEYTAVYQQFIPLPTATMKTQTQTIEAHIMYGCFLLNGKASAVGIRAGNQITDNESYYLPIGLK, translated from the coding sequence ATGCATAAAGAAAAGCGAGAAATGTTTTATAAAGAAATTGAAGATTTTTGGCACGATTTATACGGAACAGAGTATGCTCTTTATGACGTACATATAGAGTCTTCTCATATCATTGATTCTATTAAAGAAGCTGCAAATCAAATTGGGGAATTATTTTTTAAAACTGCACCTTTACTTCGTTCGTTAGATGATCAGACGCTTTTTTCTTTAGGATTTCCAAAAGACAGCCTTCCGTACCTACGACTGAAAACGATGAAAACAGAAAGTGTGATTTCGCGCCTTGATTTTGCTGTTACGACTGATCAAATCAAGCTTTTAGAACTAAATGCGGATACGCCTACGTTCATTAAAGAATTATTTCATGTAAATGAGTTAGTCTGTCGGCATTTTCAAGTACAAAACCCTAATAAACTTGAAGAAAAAAAGCTTGCTTTAGCATTAAAACACGCCATTTTTGAAGCTTATAACGAGCTCGATAGAACGAACTATCCAAACGTCGTTTTTTCTTCGCACGATACGCATGAAGAAGATAAGTTAACGACTCTTTATTTAATGAAGCTAGCCGATGTAGATGCTACATACGTTCCATTATCGCAGCTTCGAATTGTCCCTTCCTCTACAGCGGAAGAAGGTGAACATATAGAAGCGGGCGTGTATGATCAATATGGACAAAAAATAGACGTACTCTATCGCCAAACTTATCCGCTTGAACATTTAATTGAAGATGAAGATCCGAGTACGCATGAAAAAGTCGGACACATGCTTTTAACATTAGCACAGCAAAAACAAGTAGCCATAATCAATCCGCCTTCTGCATTTTTGCTGCAGTCCAAAGCCGTGCAAGCACTCATTTGGGCTTTGCATGAACAACATCATCCTTTCTTCACTAAAGAAGAGCATCACATCATTGAAACATACTTTTTACCAACGTATTTAGAAGAAGATACATTTATTGAAAGAAAACAAGCATTTGTGAAGAAACCATCCTTTGGTCGTGAGGGAGATACCGTTGAAATTTATAATGAAGACGGAATCAAAATAGACGAAGATCAGCATAAGACATATCAAGAATACACGGCTGTGTATCAACAGTTTATTCCTTTGCCAACTGCAACGATGAAGACTCAAACGCAAACAATAGAGGCTCATATCATGTACGGGTGCTTTTTATTAAATGGAAAAGCAAGCGCAGTAGGAATACGAGCTGGAAATCAAATTACGGATAACGAATCGTACTATTTGCCGATTGGATTAAAATGA